A window of the Phytoactinopolyspora mesophila genome harbors these coding sequences:
- a CDS encoding SRPBCC family protein, with translation MQLDHQFTVPVPIADAWKVLLDVPRVAPCMPGATLDEFDGETFSGSVKVKLGPISLLYRGTGRFIETDDAAHRVVMEASGKEARGSGTAAATVTASMVADGDSTHVNVTTDLRITGRPAQFGRGMLNDVGGKLLGQFSDCLATTLGDTGQQAGTPTTSTSGQATEAAPATASGSDAASSPAAPSGTRAETGRFAHPERAAVEEAEAENAEFEVEPIDLLEITGAQDALRRYGPYAAGAALLAILLWIILRRRSK, from the coding sequence ATGCAGCTGGATCACCAGTTCACCGTTCCGGTGCCGATCGCCGATGCCTGGAAGGTACTGCTCGATGTGCCGCGAGTGGCGCCGTGTATGCCGGGTGCCACACTCGACGAGTTCGACGGCGAGACCTTCAGCGGCTCGGTCAAGGTCAAGCTCGGCCCCATCTCACTCCTCTACCGTGGCACCGGCCGGTTCATCGAGACCGACGATGCCGCTCACCGCGTCGTCATGGAGGCTTCAGGCAAAGAGGCTCGGGGCTCCGGCACGGCCGCGGCGACCGTGACCGCGAGCATGGTGGCCGACGGTGACTCCACTCACGTGAACGTGACCACCGACCTGCGCATCACCGGACGCCCGGCGCAGTTCGGCCGGGGGATGCTGAACGACGTCGGCGGGAAGCTGCTAGGGCAGTTCTCCGACTGCCTCGCCACGACGCTGGGCGACACCGGCCAGCAAGCCGGCACCCCCACAACATCCACCTCGGGCCAGGCTACGGAAGCAGCCCCCGCCACGGCGAGCGGCAGCGACGCGGCGAGCAGCCCAGCTGCTCCCAGCGGCACCAGAGCCGAGACTGGCCGATTCGCGCATCCCGAACGCGCAGCGGTCGAGGAAGCCGAGGCCGAGAACGCCGAGTTCGAGGTCGAACCGATCGATCTGCTCGAGATCACCGGCGCCCAGGATGCCCTGCGCCGGTACGGTCCTTACGCCGCCGGCGCCGCCCTGCTCGCCATCCTGCTCTGGATCATCCTCCGCCGCCGCTCTAAATGA
- a CDS encoding FAD binding domain-containing protein: MIPAAFDYTRPTSVDDAVRALADGGEDAKVLAGGQSLIPMLRLRFAVPTTLVDLGAVDAMRGIHDDGDALVIGAMTTHDDVMKSSLVQEHAPLIAQATATVADRQVRHLGTFGGSLAHADPAGDLPSVASALDASFEVAGPSGRRSVPASEFFVDYLTTAMEPDELLVSVRVPKLTGWGTHYEKFNRMAQAWAMVGVAAAVRRSNGDIAEARVALTNMGPTPIRAHAVEEAMVGAPAEQGALQAAAERAGEGTSPTGDVSASAEYRAHLATVLTRRALQAAATSR, translated from the coding sequence ATGATCCCGGCCGCATTCGACTACACCCGGCCCACAAGTGTCGACGACGCCGTCCGGGCGCTCGCTGACGGCGGCGAGGACGCCAAGGTCCTGGCCGGAGGGCAAAGCCTGATCCCGATGCTCAGGCTGCGTTTCGCCGTGCCCACCACTCTCGTCGACCTCGGCGCTGTGGATGCGATGCGTGGCATCCACGACGACGGCGATGCTCTCGTCATCGGCGCTATGACCACCCATGACGACGTCATGAAGAGTTCTCTCGTCCAGGAACACGCTCCGCTGATCGCTCAGGCCACGGCCACGGTCGCCGACCGCCAGGTCCGCCACCTGGGCACCTTCGGCGGTTCGCTGGCGCACGCCGACCCGGCCGGCGATCTGCCCAGCGTGGCATCCGCGCTCGATGCCTCGTTCGAGGTCGCGGGGCCGTCGGGGCGCCGGTCGGTGCCGGCGTCGGAGTTCTTCGTGGACTACCTCACCACCGCCATGGAGCCCGACGAGCTGCTGGTGTCGGTGCGCGTGCCGAAGCTCACCGGGTGGGGCACGCACTACGAGAAGTTCAACCGAATGGCCCAAGCGTGGGCCATGGTCGGAGTGGCGGCAGCGGTTCGCCGGTCCAACGGCGATATCGCCGAGGCACGCGTCGCGCTGACCAACATGGGCCCCACCCCCATCCGGGCGCACGCCGTCGAAGAGGCCATGGTCGGCGCACCAGCGGAGCAGGGCGCGCTACAAGCGGCCGCGGAACGGGCAGGTGAAGGTACCTCCCCCACCGGCGATGTATCGGCATCGGCTGAGTACAGAGCCCACCTGGCGACGGTGCTCACTCGCCGTGCCCTGCAGGCTGCCGCAACATCTCGGTGA
- a CDS encoding xanthine dehydrogenase family protein molybdopterin-binding subunit — protein sequence MTVTEPHAGAEVGRDRRRKEDARLITGRTLWTENISLPGMLHLAILRSPMAHARITHVDVAPARHLPGAIDAFSGQDIADIQGTLACAWPVTEDTVVPDYPPLAVDEVRHTGEPVAVVAARDRASALDALEAIEIDYEPLPVVLDMEAALADDAPLVHEAKGTNKSYTWIFDSAEAGTGESVTHAESEAELVINRRYVQQRLIPAFMEPRGVVVDPTGEQITMWSATQIPHILRLMLAMCTGVAEHKIRVIAPDVGGGFGGKLQITPEEFIAFAAARRLGRPVKYVESRSESMLSAHHGRDQIQDITLSARRDGTVTGLSVKLLANMGAYLGIVTPGVPILGAFMFNAIYKIPAYRFECSGVFTNTTKTDAYRGAGRPEATYAIERIMDELANELGMDPIEVRRRNWINHDEFPFSTVAGLTYDSGNYEAATDKALGLLGYDELRREQQQRRDSGDPVQLGIGVSTYTEMCGLAPSRILGQLRYGAGGWENAAVRMLPTGKVEVVTGTSPHGQGHETAWSQIVADQLGVPFEDVEVLHGDTRTSHKGLDTYGSRSLAVGGIALVQACQKVVDKARPIAAHLLECDPADLEFAEGQYRIKGTPGTGKTLADCALAVFTSHEMPDGVEPTLDADATFDPDNFSFPHGTHLCAAEVDTETGHVRIRKYVAVDDVGRVVNPMIVEGQVHGGIAQGMAQALFEGAVYDADGNLLTGTFVDYTVPSSADLPEFVTDRTETPAPGHPLGAKGVGEAGTIASTPAVVNAVVDALRPLGVSDVQMPCTPERVWQAIRSATDGGERS from the coding sequence ATGACCGTCACCGAGCCACATGCCGGCGCAGAGGTCGGCCGGGACCGGCGCCGCAAAGAAGACGCTCGCCTGATCACCGGCCGGACGTTGTGGACGGAGAACATCAGCCTGCCAGGCATGCTGCACCTGGCCATCCTGCGCAGTCCCATGGCACATGCCCGGATCACCCATGTCGACGTCGCCCCGGCGCGGCATCTCCCCGGAGCCATCGACGCCTTCAGCGGTCAGGACATCGCCGACATCCAAGGAACGCTCGCCTGCGCCTGGCCGGTCACCGAAGACACCGTGGTGCCCGACTACCCCCCACTGGCCGTCGACGAAGTCCGCCATACCGGGGAGCCGGTGGCCGTGGTCGCGGCCCGCGACCGCGCCAGCGCCCTGGACGCGCTGGAGGCCATCGAGATCGACTACGAACCCCTGCCGGTCGTCTTGGACATGGAAGCCGCCCTGGCCGACGACGCCCCGCTCGTGCACGAAGCGAAGGGGACGAACAAGAGCTACACCTGGATCTTCGACTCCGCCGAGGCCGGCACCGGGGAGTCCGTCACGCACGCGGAGTCCGAGGCGGAGCTCGTGATCAACCGGCGCTACGTTCAGCAGCGGCTGATCCCGGCCTTCATGGAGCCGCGTGGCGTCGTCGTCGACCCCACAGGCGAGCAGATCACCATGTGGTCGGCCACTCAGATCCCGCACATCCTGCGCCTCATGCTGGCGATGTGCACAGGAGTGGCAGAACACAAGATCCGGGTGATTGCCCCCGACGTCGGCGGCGGTTTCGGCGGGAAACTGCAGATCACGCCGGAGGAGTTCATCGCATTCGCCGCCGCCCGCAGGCTCGGGCGCCCAGTCAAGTACGTGGAATCGCGCTCCGAGTCGATGCTCTCGGCACATCACGGACGCGACCAGATCCAGGACATCACGCTCAGTGCCCGGCGCGACGGCACCGTCACCGGGTTGTCGGTGAAACTGCTCGCGAACATGGGCGCATACCTCGGCATCGTCACCCCCGGAGTGCCGATCCTCGGCGCCTTCATGTTCAACGCGATCTACAAGATCCCGGCCTATCGGTTCGAATGCTCGGGTGTGTTCACCAACACCACCAAGACCGACGCCTACCGCGGCGCCGGGCGGCCGGAAGCCACCTACGCGATCGAGCGGATCATGGACGAGCTCGCCAACGAGCTCGGCATGGATCCAATCGAGGTGCGACGGAGGAACTGGATCAATCACGACGAGTTCCCCTTCAGCACCGTTGCCGGCCTCACCTACGACTCCGGCAACTACGAGGCCGCCACCGACAAAGCCCTCGGCCTGCTTGGCTACGACGAGCTCCGTCGCGAACAGCAACAACGTCGCGACTCCGGTGACCCTGTCCAGCTCGGCATCGGAGTTTCCACGTACACCGAGATGTGCGGACTGGCCCCGTCCAGGATCCTCGGGCAGTTGCGCTACGGGGCCGGCGGCTGGGAGAACGCGGCGGTCCGGATGCTGCCGACCGGGAAGGTCGAAGTCGTGACAGGCACCTCGCCGCACGGCCAGGGACACGAGACCGCGTGGAGCCAGATCGTCGCCGACCAGCTGGGGGTGCCGTTCGAGGATGTCGAGGTTCTGCACGGGGACACCCGAACATCCCACAAGGGTCTGGACACATACGGCTCCCGCTCACTCGCCGTCGGCGGCATCGCGCTGGTGCAGGCCTGCCAGAAGGTCGTCGACAAGGCCCGGCCGATCGCGGCGCACCTGCTCGAATGCGACCCAGCCGACCTCGAGTTCGCCGAGGGCCAGTACCGCATCAAGGGCACACCTGGAACCGGCAAGACACTCGCGGACTGCGCGCTCGCGGTGTTCACGTCGCACGAGATGCCAGACGGAGTCGAGCCCACGCTCGATGCCGACGCCACGTTCGACCCGGACAACTTCTCCTTCCCGCACGGCACGCACCTGTGCGCGGCCGAGGTCGACACCGAGACCGGCCACGTACGGATCCGCAAGTACGTCGCGGTCGACGACGTCGGTCGAGTGGTCAACCCGATGATCGTGGAGGGGCAGGTACACGGCGGGATCGCCCAGGGCATGGCCCAGGCGCTATTCGAAGGAGCTGTCTACGACGCCGACGGAAACCTATTGACCGGCACGTTCGTGGACTACACCGTTCCCAGTTCGGCGGACCTGCCCGAGTTCGTCACCGACCGCACCGAGACACCGGCCCCCGGGCATCCGCTCGGAGCCAAGGGTGTCGGAGAGGCCGGCACCATCGCCTCGACACCGGCCGTCGTCAATGCCGTCGTCGACGCGCTTCGCCCGCTCGGCGTCTCCGACGTGCAGATGCCGTGTACACCAGAGCGGGTGTGGCAGGCCATTCGCAGCGCTACCGATGGGGGTGAGCGGTCATGA
- a CDS encoding (2Fe-2S)-binding protein has product MTKISMTVDGVRYDDDVEPRTLLVHHLRERLGKIGTVVGCDTSNCGSCTVLLAGKSVKSCTVLAAQADGMDVTTVEGLSTPGGALHPVQQSFHETHALQCGFCTPGMIMAAVDLLNENPDPSDEEIREGLEGNLCRCTGYQNIVRAVQHAASTMRTDVPTTPETAQQSQPAQPGASQEVTT; this is encoded by the coding sequence ATGACCAAAATCAGCATGACGGTCGACGGTGTCCGATACGACGACGATGTCGAGCCCCGCACCCTGCTCGTGCACCACCTACGGGAGCGCCTCGGCAAAATCGGCACGGTTGTCGGCTGCGACACGAGCAACTGCGGTTCATGTACGGTCCTGCTGGCCGGGAAGAGCGTCAAGAGCTGCACTGTCCTCGCGGCACAGGCTGACGGCATGGACGTCACGACGGTCGAAGGATTGTCCACACCAGGTGGTGCCCTACACCCGGTCCAGCAGTCGTTCCACGAGACCCACGCGCTGCAGTGCGGGTTCTGCACACCCGGCATGATCATGGCCGCGGTCGACCTGCTCAACGAGAACCCCGACCCCAGTGACGAGGAAATCCGCGAGGGCCTCGAGGGCAACCTGTGCAGGTGCACCGGCTACCAGAACATCGTCCGCGCCGTCCAGCACGCCGCTTCGACCATGCGCACGGACGTTCCCACCACTCCGGAAACCGCCCAGCAGTCACAGCCCGCGCAGCCCGGCGCCAGCCAGGAGGTGACGACATGA
- a CDS encoding Lrp/AsnC ligand binding domain-containing protein — protein MASRGGIVIDSLDVKIIELFAAQPRIGVLEASRRIGVARATVQSRLEKLAAAGVIESFSPSINPGALGYRVTAFAFLDIRQGARSSVAAHLERIPEVLEVHTITGQGDLYCRIVARDNDDLQRVIDDLVGDADIVRISTVIALATVVAPRILPLVRAAEAPGHSRGDAI, from the coding sequence GTGGCATCTCGTGGAGGAATCGTGATCGACTCGCTCGACGTCAAGATCATCGAACTGTTCGCGGCACAACCGCGCATCGGCGTGCTCGAGGCCTCGCGCCGGATCGGGGTGGCCCGCGCCACCGTGCAGTCACGCTTGGAAAAACTGGCCGCCGCCGGTGTCATCGAATCGTTCTCGCCGTCCATCAATCCCGGTGCGCTCGGCTACCGTGTCACGGCTTTCGCCTTCCTGGACATCCGCCAGGGCGCGCGCAGCTCGGTCGCGGCACACCTCGAGCGGATCCCAGAAGTACTCGAAGTACACACCATCACCGGCCAGGGCGACCTGTACTGCAGGATCGTGGCCAGGGACAACGACGACCTTCAGCGGGTCATCGACGATCTCGTGGGTGACGCCGACATTGTCCGGATATCCACCGTCATCGCCCTGGCCACCGTCGTCGCTCCGCGGATTCTCCCGCTCGTCAGGGCGGCCGAGGCACCTGGCCACAGCCGAGGTGATGCCATCTGA
- the hppD gene encoding 4-hydroxyphenylpyruvate dioxygenase: MATDSTRTLTPEEREADLDVDQLKQLVGLVEYDETKDPFPVTAMDAVVFVVGNATQAAHYYQSAFGMELVAYAGPETGTRDHKAFVLRSGSARFVLKGGVAPDSALLDHHREHGDGVVDLALEVPDVDACIRHARAQGATILDEPYDVSDDHGTVRMAAIATYGVTRHTLVDRSRYSGPYLPGYVARTSGYVKREGAPKRLFQAIDHCVGNVELGQMDYWVNWYGKVMGFVNMAEFVGDDIATEYSALMSKVVANGNHRVKFPLNEPAIAKKKSQIDEYLEYYGSPGCQHIALATNDILRTVDIMRAEGVDFLDTPDAYYDDPELRARIGEVRVPIQELKKRGVLVDRDEDGYLLQIFTKPIGDRPTVFYELIERHGSLGFGKGNFKALFESIEREQERRGNL, encoded by the coding sequence ATGGCCACGGATTCGACCCGGACGCTCACGCCGGAAGAGCGTGAAGCCGATCTCGACGTTGATCAGTTGAAGCAGCTCGTCGGCCTGGTGGAATACGACGAGACCAAGGATCCGTTCCCGGTTACGGCGATGGACGCCGTGGTCTTCGTGGTCGGCAACGCCACTCAGGCCGCTCACTACTACCAGTCGGCTTTCGGCATGGAACTGGTCGCATACGCTGGCCCGGAGACCGGTACCCGGGACCATAAGGCGTTCGTGCTGCGCAGCGGTTCCGCGCGATTCGTGCTGAAGGGCGGCGTCGCGCCGGACAGCGCGCTGCTGGATCACCACCGTGAGCACGGCGACGGCGTCGTTGATCTGGCCCTGGAAGTGCCCGACGTCGACGCATGTATCCGGCACGCCCGCGCGCAGGGGGCGACCATCCTGGATGAGCCGTACGATGTCTCCGACGACCACGGAACCGTCCGGATGGCCGCGATCGCCACGTACGGCGTGACCCGCCACACGCTCGTTGACCGATCGCGTTACAGCGGTCCGTATCTGCCCGGCTACGTGGCGCGGACGTCCGGCTACGTCAAGCGTGAGGGCGCACCGAAGCGGCTGTTCCAGGCCATCGACCACTGCGTGGGAAATGTCGAGCTGGGCCAGATGGACTACTGGGTCAACTGGTATGGCAAAGTCATGGGCTTCGTGAACATGGCTGAGTTCGTCGGCGACGACATCGCTACCGAATACTCCGCTCTGATGTCCAAGGTGGTCGCCAACGGCAACCACCGGGTCAAGTTTCCGCTGAACGAGCCGGCGATCGCCAAGAAGAAGTCGCAGATCGACGAGTACCTCGAGTACTACGGCTCGCCCGGCTGCCAGCACATCGCCCTTGCGACCAACGACATCCTGCGAACGGTGGACATCATGCGTGCCGAAGGCGTTGATTTCCTCGATACGCCGGACGCGTATTACGACGACCCAGAGCTTCGCGCCCGGATCGGTGAGGTGCGCGTGCCGATCCAGGAGCTGAAGAAGCGCGGCGTCCTGGTCGACCGCGATGAGGACGGTTACCTGCTGCAGATCTTCACCAAACCCATCGGCGATCGCCCGACGGTGTTCTATGAGCTGATCG